The following coding sequences lie in one Thalassoglobus polymorphus genomic window:
- a CDS encoding FliA/WhiG family RNA polymerase sigma factor: MTTKVTEDIQAIWIEFKKDSRNQPLRNKLMVHYFPLVRFNADRVWAKLPDGVDLNDLISAGVFGLMDAIEAFDMERGVKFETYCVPRIRGAMLDELRTMDWVPRLVRSKASKLEAARKVLQARHGRPPTDPELAEQMELSAEEFDKLKNEANAVNLVSLNKKWYETDSYKDVREVDVIEDLKGEDPTLGIQKRDVMKLVTKGLNRNERLIIILYYYEELTMKEIGQTLGLSESRVSQMHSSIVARLKEQLRRRRPEFA; the protein is encoded by the coding sequence ATGACCACGAAGGTCACAGAAGACATCCAAGCCATTTGGATCGAGTTCAAGAAGGACTCGCGAAACCAACCACTTCGTAACAAGTTGATGGTTCATTATTTCCCGCTCGTGCGTTTTAACGCAGATCGTGTTTGGGCTAAATTACCCGATGGAGTTGATCTCAACGATCTAATTTCCGCAGGTGTATTTGGTCTCATGGACGCCATCGAAGCGTTTGACATGGAGCGTGGTGTCAAGTTTGAAACGTATTGTGTTCCTCGAATTCGTGGTGCAATGCTTGACGAACTTCGCACAATGGACTGGGTTCCACGACTTGTACGCAGTAAAGCAAGCAAGCTTGAAGCTGCCAGGAAAGTTTTGCAGGCAAGACACGGGCGTCCACCGACGGACCCGGAACTCGCAGAGCAAATGGAACTGTCTGCCGAAGAGTTTGACAAGCTGAAAAACGAAGCCAATGCTGTCAACCTCGTCAGCCTGAACAAAAAATGGTACGAAACCGATAGCTACAAAGATGTCCGTGAAGTCGACGTCATCGAAGACCTCAAGGGTGAAGATCCGACTCTCGGCATCCAAAAAAGAGACGTGATGAAGCTCGTCACTAAAGGTCTCAACCGAAACGAGCGACTCATCATCATTCTTTATTACTATGAAGAACTGACGATGAAAGAGATCGGGCAGACGCTGGGCCTTTCAGAAAGTCGCGTCAGTCAGATGCACTCCAGTATCGTTGCCCGGTTAAAAGAACAACTTCGCCGACGACGTCCTGAATTTGCTTAG
- a CDS encoding ABC transporter ATP-binding protein, whose product MGSFQKLFPYVWPFRKQLLVSVVLGLLVAVLWGANLSLAFPVIKILLEQKNLHDYVDDRIENAQAEEAEALASVDRAELEVRRLRESGIPATDPAYTESLRKQARANDKLTGHRREHYQFQWLQSYVMPVVPKNEFKTLFWLLVIVILATAVKGVFIFLQEILVGRVAESAVMKLRKDMFGHVLKLDYQSLSNEGTSGLMSRFTYDGEQLSQGITLLGGRLIREPLKCLSCMVLALMINWRLTLLSIFFIPLLGLFLSKFGSMLKRASRRMMESMSQIYKVLEESFSGLKVVIAFNNQRHHEDQFERQYQSYFKKSLKVVKIDAAAKPLLELLGLTAMFVAVIPGTYLVLRGKEDIFGVRLSSGVMSSAELATLYFMLVGMLDPCRKMSSTFSRLKRSAAAVDRIFDLMNRQTLIADPEVSKSTGRHEKTVEFRDISFRYECQDPKTQRGLVLEHVDLTVNFGEVVAIVGQNGCGKSTLVNLLPRFYDPENGSVLLDGVPITDIKISELRNQVGIVTQETMLFDESILENIRYGTPDATHEEVEHAARQAHVWDIIQSLPQGLETVIGDKGKELSGGQRQRIALARVILKDPAILILDEATSAADAESETFIHETLKTFVKGRTTFMISHTISNSLLDFVTRIVVMEKGSVIASGSHEQLLETCPIYHRLYHSPSRVIGKVA is encoded by the coding sequence GTGGGCAGTTTCCAAAAACTTTTCCCCTATGTTTGGCCTTTTCGCAAGCAACTGCTGGTCTCGGTGGTCCTCGGTCTGCTTGTTGCTGTCCTGTGGGGTGCGAACCTTTCTTTAGCGTTCCCAGTGATTAAGATCCTGCTGGAGCAGAAGAACCTTCACGATTACGTCGATGATCGCATCGAGAACGCTCAGGCCGAGGAAGCGGAAGCTTTGGCGTCGGTCGATAGAGCGGAGCTCGAAGTGAGAAGGCTTCGTGAGTCGGGAATTCCGGCGACGGACCCTGCTTATACTGAATCATTACGGAAGCAGGCGCGAGCCAATGACAAGTTGACTGGCCACCGGCGAGAGCATTACCAGTTCCAATGGCTGCAATCGTATGTGATGCCAGTGGTCCCGAAGAATGAATTTAAGACTTTGTTCTGGCTGTTGGTGATTGTCATCCTTGCGACGGCCGTCAAAGGTGTGTTTATTTTCCTGCAGGAAATACTTGTCGGTCGTGTCGCTGAGTCGGCCGTTATGAAATTGCGGAAAGACATGTTCGGGCACGTCCTGAAACTTGACTATCAGTCTCTTTCGAATGAAGGCACAAGCGGCTTGATGTCGCGGTTCACTTATGATGGTGAACAGCTTTCGCAGGGCATTACACTTCTCGGCGGCCGATTGATCCGAGAGCCTCTGAAGTGTCTGTCGTGTATGGTTCTCGCATTGATGATCAACTGGCGATTAACGTTACTCTCCATCTTCTTTATTCCGCTGCTCGGTCTGTTCCTGAGTAAATTCGGCTCGATGCTCAAACGAGCCAGTCGCCGGATGATGGAAAGCATGTCGCAGATTTATAAAGTTCTCGAAGAAAGTTTCTCCGGCTTGAAGGTCGTCATCGCTTTCAACAACCAGCGGCATCACGAAGATCAGTTTGAGCGGCAGTACCAGTCTTACTTCAAGAAGTCTTTGAAGGTCGTCAAAATTGACGCCGCAGCGAAACCGCTACTGGAGCTTCTCGGACTGACAGCGATGTTCGTCGCAGTGATACCCGGAACATATCTTGTCCTGCGCGGCAAGGAAGACATCTTCGGAGTCCGGCTTTCCAGCGGAGTCATGAGTTCAGCCGAGCTGGCGACTTTGTACTTCATGTTAGTCGGAATGCTCGATCCGTGTCGGAAAATGTCTTCGACCTTCTCTCGGCTGAAGCGGTCCGCTGCAGCTGTAGACAGAATTTTTGATTTGATGAATCGACAAACTCTTATCGCTGATCCAGAGGTTTCAAAGTCCACTGGGCGGCATGAGAAAACTGTCGAATTCAGAGACATCTCTTTTCGTTATGAATGCCAAGACCCCAAAACTCAACGTGGGTTAGTCCTCGAACATGTCGACTTAACTGTGAATTTTGGTGAAGTCGTCGCCATCGTTGGCCAAAACGGTTGTGGGAAGTCGACTCTCGTCAATTTGTTGCCACGGTTTTATGATCCCGAAAACGGCAGCGTTCTTCTGGACGGAGTCCCAATTACTGACATCAAGATTTCTGAACTCAGAAATCAGGTTGGAATTGTGACTCAGGAGACAATGCTCTTCGATGAGTCGATTCTGGAAAACATTCGCTACGGAACTCCAGATGCGACACATGAAGAAGTTGAACACGCTGCACGCCAGGCCCATGTTTGGGACATTATCCAGTCGTTGCCACAAGGGTTGGAAACTGTGATCGGCGATAAAGGAAAAGAGCTCTCAGGTGGTCAGCGGCAGAGAATTGCTCTAGCCCGGGTGATTCTCAAAGATCCGGCGATTCTGATTCTTGATGAGGCAACGTCCGCTGCGGATGCCGAGAGTGAAACGTTTATTCATGAGACTCTCAAGACGTTCGTGAAAGGTCGCACGACATTCATGATCTCTCATACGATCTCGAATAGCTTACTCGACTTTGTCACCCGGATTGTTGTGATGGAAAAGGGAAGCGTGATCGCCAGTGGAAGTCATGAGCAACTTCTCGAGACCTGTCCCATCTATCATCGCCTTTACCATTCTCCATCGCGTGTCATTGGGAAAGTCGCATAA
- a CDS encoding DUF1571 domain-containing protein, whose translation MMRKRRSNRYPGTNFLAVLIACGALAIAHLNSDPIAIGGSPNEESVNLMPPVLALPPTPSLPQHNAVAQDSSDDESAKEVLPAENPGVLKGIWALKMTSTLLRKGTKSFTKVTDYTASLYRQERLNGVLGTGQTIEMKLKHEPFSLYMKWLSGDEKGQQAIYVEDQNDGKLLVQPGGIKGRLTGVLKLDPEGSLAMAQSRHPATQAGLVELAKTILKFQEEDLKRGTGFQCELVDNQTFDDRPCYIFTCVYDSEEINSVYRKSVIYVDKELSMPVCVKNFCWAKDANPETIDDETLLEFYAYSGLELYKQLEVADFDAKNRSYRMRVRR comes from the coding sequence ATGATGCGTAAGCGACGTTCCAACCGCTACCCTGGAACCAATTTTCTCGCCGTTCTCATTGCCTGTGGCGCGTTGGCAATAGCCCACTTGAATTCTGATCCGATTGCGATTGGAGGAAGCCCGAACGAGGAGAGCGTCAACCTGATGCCGCCCGTTCTCGCCCTTCCACCAACACCATCATTGCCACAGCACAATGCTGTGGCACAGGATTCTTCCGATGACGAATCTGCCAAGGAGGTCCTCCCTGCCGAGAATCCAGGTGTCTTAAAAGGTATCTGGGCTCTAAAAATGACCTCGACTCTGCTTCGAAAAGGAACGAAGTCATTCACAAAAGTGACTGACTACACAGCTTCGCTGTATCGGCAAGAACGTTTAAATGGTGTCCTCGGTACAGGTCAGACGATCGAGATGAAGTTGAAGCACGAACCGTTCAGCCTTTACATGAAGTGGCTTAGTGGGGACGAAAAAGGGCAGCAAGCGATCTATGTTGAAGATCAGAACGACGGAAAGCTGCTCGTTCAACCTGGTGGAATCAAAGGTCGCTTAACCGGTGTTTTGAAACTCGATCCAGAAGGAAGTTTGGCAATGGCGCAATCACGTCATCCTGCCACCCAAGCTGGACTTGTTGAACTTGCGAAAACCATTTTGAAATTTCAGGAAGAGGACCTCAAAAGAGGGACTGGGTTCCAATGCGAACTCGTTGACAACCAGACCTTCGATGATCGCCCCTGCTACATCTTCACCTGTGTGTACGACAGTGAAGAGATCAACAGCGTGTACAGAAAATCTGTCATCTATGTCGACAAAGAACTTTCCATGCCCGTTTGCGTGAAGAACTTCTGCTGGGCGAAAGATGCCAATCCAGAAACGATTGACGACGAAACCTTACTGGAATTCTACGCCTACTCTGGCCTCGAACTTTACAAGCAACTCGAAGTCGCTGACTTCGACGCGAAGAATCGTTCTTACCGAATGCGAGTTCGTCGATAG
- a CDS encoding c-type cytochrome, which translates to MLNRRLTCVILQLTIVLSLVTTLPVEAADPPSAVGSMLTLLKSGRVPEQRLGAIVKLICDRGNEHDLKFIFDQIVEDGNWPTDLRSSSLQQLSDASTTRNLSPAGDLSAITSLIGSNEESIRTTSIQLAGQWKVASAFDALRKIATNEKTQPDLRTSSLSAMAKISPEKTNSLLKDLAENGKSFNQRSMAIQVLALIDVESAATLASQALKVADQRDNPAAILDGFLDQENGSVVLAKAIEATPPAADTAKLALRHMFSIGRTDPELSAVLSKIAGIAGDPKPPTKEELAALVKEVNEQGDAVRGEAVFRRQDLSCMKCHAVSKAGGQIGPDLSAIGASSPIEYVVMSVLDPDQDIKEAYTTRVVITTRGRIHQGLVADRTANALVLRDATGKETSIPIEDIDDEVEGKSLMPKGLVKFMTHAEFIDLAKFLSMLGKPGDYAVRSTQRMQRWRVLTDVPQGLIEEVPTLSTFEDLVLRASTWESAYSRVNGDLPLNELVEKTSQPVVYVQGELKVATGGKIEARLNSVEGVTLWIDDELIEADKEFEVELEAGLHQVSLRLDTELRQSDVLNLEFHRPSGSKAEFAVVDGQ; encoded by the coding sequence ATGTTGAATCGCAGGCTGACTTGCGTCATTTTGCAATTGACCATAGTCCTCTCTCTGGTGACCACATTGCCAGTTGAAGCGGCGGACCCACCAAGTGCGGTCGGCTCAATGTTAACGCTTCTGAAGAGTGGTCGCGTTCCCGAGCAACGACTGGGGGCGATCGTGAAGTTGATCTGCGACCGGGGAAACGAACACGACTTGAAGTTCATCTTTGATCAAATTGTCGAGGACGGAAACTGGCCAACAGATCTGCGAAGCAGTTCATTACAGCAACTTTCAGATGCCTCAACGACACGGAACCTTTCTCCTGCTGGGGATTTGTCAGCAATCACCTCGTTGATTGGCTCGAATGAAGAGTCGATTCGCACGACTTCGATTCAACTTGCTGGTCAGTGGAAAGTTGCTTCTGCCTTTGATGCACTCAGGAAGATCGCAACGAATGAAAAGACTCAACCAGATCTTCGCACGAGTTCGTTGTCGGCGATGGCCAAAATTTCTCCAGAGAAGACGAATTCTCTGTTGAAGGATCTCGCCGAAAATGGAAAGTCGTTCAATCAGCGTTCCATGGCAATTCAAGTGTTAGCATTAATTGATGTCGAGTCCGCTGCAACGCTTGCTTCTCAGGCTCTGAAAGTCGCTGATCAGCGAGATAATCCGGCAGCGATTCTCGACGGTTTTCTTGATCAGGAAAATGGCTCCGTTGTGTTAGCTAAAGCAATCGAAGCGACTCCCCCTGCAGCCGACACTGCCAAGCTTGCATTACGACACATGTTCTCGATTGGCCGGACTGATCCGGAGCTTTCGGCTGTCCTCTCCAAAATTGCGGGGATTGCCGGTGACCCGAAGCCTCCGACAAAGGAAGAACTGGCTGCTCTTGTGAAAGAGGTCAACGAGCAAGGAGATGCCGTCCGTGGAGAAGCCGTTTTCCGACGTCAGGATTTGAGCTGCATGAAGTGCCACGCGGTGAGCAAAGCTGGCGGGCAGATTGGCCCCGACTTAAGTGCGATCGGAGCAAGTTCACCGATTGAGTACGTTGTGATGTCTGTCCTTGATCCCGATCAGGATATTAAAGAAGCGTATACCACGCGTGTCGTCATCACGACGCGCGGGCGAATCCATCAAGGTCTCGTCGCAGACCGGACAGCGAATGCCCTTGTCCTGAGAGACGCCACAGGAAAAGAAACATCCATTCCTATCGAGGATATTGATGATGAGGTCGAAGGAAAATCGTTGATGCCGAAAGGGCTTGTGAAGTTTATGACTCATGCCGAGTTCATCGATTTGGCAAAGTTCTTGTCGATGCTCGGAAAGCCGGGCGATTATGCAGTTCGTTCGACTCAGCGAATGCAGCGTTGGAGAGTCCTCACCGATGTTCCACAAGGTCTTATTGAAGAAGTCCCGACACTCTCAACGTTTGAAGACCTCGTCCTTCGGGCATCGACGTGGGAGTCTGCTTACAGTCGCGTTAACGGTGACCTTCCGCTGAACGAACTTGTCGAAAAGACTTCGCAACCGGTTGTGTACGTTCAGGGAGAACTCAAAGTTGCCACTGGTGGCAAGATCGAAGCACGGCTCAACTCAGTAGAGGGGGTAACTCTTTGGATCGATGATGAACTCATTGAGGCCGATAAAGAGTTTGAAGTCGAGCTTGAAGCTGGACTCCATCAAGTTTCGCTACGCCTCGATACAGAACTTCGTCAGTCTGACGTTCTCAATCTGGAGTTTCATCGCCCGAGCGGATCAAAAGCAGAATTTGCCGTGGTGGACGGGCAGTGA
- a CDS encoding Gfo/Idh/MocA family oxidoreductase, translating into MTKDVISIGMIGLPETDTDAIVEALKLQSRMRLAGIYTMEFFQADTFARRHRVEPFGSLRRFSRTETIHGEVWNTAPQLAKWGLGNNPRPALIRKQFLNQCSIQDLLEFSNRATAAHAFVVPELLHRWTPATLRMRELIATRLGPIHTLEVRASVPFTETTPDWNHPDVLIALDMVRMLVSLKKVSVNCQSGEKVRFEFDRYESEPCECIIEFEKKSQTSTQHQQTVPELYAQCHWGDIEILTDHEVRWIAGTDWTRETLTGERSAEQVLIDIFGRRIAGGIVPVPDLSDLFRCYRLTQAIQLSLETSQKIVVDDASLPVHHGKFCF; encoded by the coding sequence ATGACAAAGGATGTCATTTCAATTGGCATGATTGGTCTGCCAGAGACCGATACGGATGCGATCGTCGAGGCGTTGAAACTACAATCACGCATGCGGTTGGCAGGCATCTACACAATGGAGTTTTTCCAAGCAGACACATTCGCGAGAAGACACCGGGTTGAACCGTTTGGAAGCCTGCGAAGATTTTCCAGAACGGAAACGATCCATGGCGAAGTCTGGAATACGGCTCCACAACTTGCCAAATGGGGGCTTGGAAACAATCCTCGCCCTGCCCTGATCCGCAAGCAATTTCTCAATCAGTGTTCTATCCAGGATCTGCTCGAATTCTCGAATCGTGCCACAGCAGCACATGCCTTTGTCGTTCCCGAATTGTTGCATCGATGGACGCCAGCGACGCTCCGCATGAGAGAGTTAATCGCGACGCGACTCGGCCCGATCCACACCCTCGAAGTTCGCGCCTCTGTTCCATTCACCGAGACCACCCCGGACTGGAATCATCCAGATGTCCTGATCGCTTTGGACATGGTTCGGATGCTTGTTTCACTGAAAAAAGTTTCGGTGAACTGCCAATCCGGTGAGAAAGTCCGCTTTGAATTCGATCGATACGAAAGCGAACCCTGTGAATGCATCATCGAGTTCGAGAAGAAGTCTCAAACTTCAACTCAGCACCAGCAGACGGTTCCAGAACTTTACGCACAATGCCACTGGGGCGACATCGAAATTTTGACAGACCACGAAGTGAGATGGATCGCAGGGACAGACTGGACCCGCGAAACCCTCACCGGAGAACGTTCGGCGGAGCAAGTTCTCATCGACATTTTCGGTCGCAGAATCGCGGGCGGAATTGTACCGGTCCCGGACCTGAGTGACCTCTTCCGCTGCTATCGGCTCACTCAGGCCATCCAACTCTCACTCGAAACGTCACAGAAGATTGTCGTCGATGACGCCTCACTGCCCGTCCACCACGGCAAATTCTGCTTTTGA
- a CDS encoding PQQ-binding-like beta-propeller repeat protein → MPKTKQTLLFLTTTFLLSSITSAEDWPQWRGTNRDAQWNEKGIIDAIPEEGLEVVWRQPINQGYSGPAVVGDKVYVTDYILKSGDPRNGPGTINQIQGTERVLCLNATDGELIWKHEYDCPYRISYPGGPRTTPTVDEDRVYTFGAEGHLFCFDRNSGDVLWSKQMRDEYKAKTPIWGFSSHPLVDGKFIYCVVGGDNSVAVALDKMTGEEKWTALSASEPGYAPPSIIEVGKTRQLLIWDADNLNSLDPQTGEVYWTQELKPQYAMSIMAPQLSGDLLFASSIGDVGALYKLGSETPSAEIVWRGTNRSAVYCANSTPFIDNGVIFGNDCRSGALIAVDIKDGRRLWTTFEATTTGRPASHGTAFIVKNQQTYFLFNEFGDLITAKLTPEAYVETGRFHVLEPTNEAFGRKVVWSHPAFANGHCFVRNDKEIVCVSLKADK, encoded by the coding sequence ATGCCCAAGACAAAACAAACCCTTTTATTTCTAACAACAACTTTCCTGCTGTCCAGCATCACGTCGGCTGAGGATTGGCCGCAGTGGCGCGGAACGAACCGTGACGCCCAATGGAACGAAAAAGGGATCATCGATGCCATTCCCGAAGAGGGGTTGGAAGTCGTTTGGAGACAACCCATCAATCAGGGCTACTCTGGCCCCGCTGTTGTTGGCGACAAGGTTTATGTCACCGATTACATCCTGAAATCGGGTGATCCGAGAAACGGCCCCGGGACGATCAATCAAATTCAGGGAACCGAACGGGTTCTCTGCTTGAACGCCACGGATGGAGAGTTAATCTGGAAGCATGAGTACGACTGCCCCTATCGCATTTCCTACCCGGGTGGCCCACGGACCACGCCGACTGTTGACGAAGATCGTGTTTATACTTTCGGAGCAGAAGGCCATCTGTTCTGTTTCGATCGCAATTCGGGCGATGTCCTCTGGTCGAAGCAGATGCGAGACGAATACAAAGCAAAAACTCCGATCTGGGGATTTTCCAGTCATCCTTTAGTGGACGGCAAGTTCATCTACTGCGTCGTCGGTGGAGACAATAGTGTCGCCGTCGCACTCGACAAAATGACCGGTGAAGAAAAATGGACCGCCCTTTCAGCTTCAGAACCGGGCTATGCTCCGCCAAGCATTATCGAGGTCGGCAAGACTCGCCAGCTGTTGATTTGGGATGCCGACAATCTCAACAGTCTCGATCCTCAAACTGGTGAAGTCTACTGGACGCAAGAACTCAAACCTCAATACGCAATGTCGATCATGGCACCGCAACTTTCTGGCGATCTCCTGTTTGCCAGCAGCATTGGTGACGTCGGCGCGTTGTACAAGTTGGGCTCAGAAACACCCTCAGCTGAAATCGTCTGGAGAGGAACCAATCGGAGCGCCGTTTACTGTGCGAACAGCACGCCGTTTATCGACAACGGAGTCATCTTCGGAAACGATTGTCGATCAGGAGCCTTGATTGCAGTCGACATCAAAGATGGTCGTCGTTTGTGGACAACATTTGAAGCCACAACAACAGGGCGACCAGCCAGCCATGGAACCGCGTTCATTGTCAAAAATCAGCAAACGTACTTCCTGTTTAATGAATTCGGTGATCTCATCACAGCAAAACTGACCCCCGAAGCTTACGTGGAAACTGGTCGGTTCCATGTGCTTGAGCCGACCAACGAAGCTTTTGGACGCAAAGTCGTTTGGTCACACCCAGCCTTTGCGAATGGACACTGCTTTGTCCGCAATGACAAAGAGATCGTATGTGTCTCGCTGAAAGCGGACAAATAA
- the glpK gene encoding glycerol kinase GlpK: MNYILALDQGTTSSRAILFDENTHPVAQAQQEFEQIYPSPGHVEHDPEAIWASQLETAQQAIEKSGVDVEDVAAIGITNQRETVILWEKETGKPVYNAIVWQSRITDPICQKLKADGHEKTIREKTGLVVDAYFSGTKVQYILDSVEGLRERAEKGEILFGTVDSFLIWRLTGGTVHATDVTNACRTMLFNLHTMQWDDELLEILNIPRCILPEVKPSSGVFGETKAELFGRAIPIAGCAGDQQAATFGQACFEVGDAKNTYGTGCFMLLNTGSKPVISENGLLTTVGWQIGDEVTYCLEGSIFIAGAVVQWLRDGLGLIEESVGVEALAATEPDNGGVYFVPAFVGLGTPYWDSSARGTIIGLTRGSTAGHLARAAVESMSFQTMDVLETMQKDSGVTLARLKVDGGATVNNELLSFQAGLLDVPVTRPKFQETTALGAAFLAGLAVGVWKDLESIASHWEVDKEFQPDMSDKERSEHTANWHRAVKASRNWVVDE; this comes from the coding sequence ATGAACTACATCCTCGCGCTCGATCAAGGAACAACTTCCAGTCGTGCAATTCTGTTTGATGAGAACACACATCCGGTGGCGCAGGCTCAACAGGAATTCGAACAGATCTATCCGAGTCCAGGACACGTCGAACACGACCCCGAAGCGATTTGGGCCTCTCAACTGGAGACAGCTCAACAGGCCATTGAGAAAAGCGGCGTCGACGTCGAGGACGTGGCCGCCATCGGGATTACGAATCAGCGTGAGACGGTCATTCTTTGGGAGAAAGAAACAGGCAAGCCGGTCTATAATGCCATCGTCTGGCAAAGTCGTATTACTGATCCGATTTGCCAAAAGCTGAAAGCTGACGGACACGAAAAGACAATTCGGGAAAAGACCGGCCTTGTTGTTGATGCGTATTTTTCCGGGACCAAAGTTCAGTACATTCTCGATTCCGTGGAAGGCTTACGAGAGAGAGCGGAGAAGGGAGAGATTCTTTTTGGGACAGTAGATAGTTTTCTAATCTGGCGACTGACAGGGGGGACCGTACATGCCACCGATGTCACGAATGCCTGTCGAACCATGCTCTTCAATTTGCACACGATGCAATGGGACGACGAGTTGCTGGAAATTTTGAATATCCCTCGTTGTATTTTGCCAGAGGTGAAACCATCAAGTGGGGTGTTCGGTGAAACGAAAGCGGAGCTCTTCGGTCGTGCAATTCCGATTGCAGGGTGTGCCGGAGACCAACAGGCTGCAACCTTCGGTCAAGCGTGTTTCGAGGTCGGAGATGCGAAGAACACTTACGGGACCGGGTGCTTCATGCTTCTTAATACCGGTTCCAAGCCGGTGATTTCAGAGAACGGTCTGCTCACCACAGTTGGTTGGCAAATTGGTGATGAAGTGACGTACTGTCTCGAAGGGTCCATCTTTATTGCTGGAGCTGTCGTTCAATGGTTACGTGATGGGCTCGGTCTTATCGAAGAATCTGTGGGTGTCGAAGCGTTGGCAGCGACAGAACCGGACAACGGGGGCGTCTATTTCGTGCCTGCGTTTGTCGGGTTGGGAACGCCGTACTGGGACTCATCAGCTCGCGGAACCATTATCGGGCTGACTCGAGGATCGACTGCCGGGCACCTCGCTCGAGCTGCGGTCGAGTCGATGTCGTTTCAGACCATGGATGTTTTGGAAACGATGCAGAAAGATTCAGGTGTGACTTTGGCCCGCTTGAAAGTTGATGGCGGAGCGACGGTGAACAACGAGTTATTGAGTTTTCAGGCTGGGCTCCTGGATGTTCCAGTCACACGTCCAAAGTTTCAGGAAACGACAGCTCTGGGAGCGGCGTTCCTGGCAGGTCTCGCCGTCGGTGTCTGGAAAGATCTGGAATCAATCGCCAGTCACTGGGAAGTCGACAAAGAGTTTCAACCAGATATGTCCGACAAGGAGCGAAGCGAGCATACAGCCAACTGGCACCGGGCTGTGAAAGCCTCGCGAAACTGGGTTGTTGATGAGTAA
- the rplU gene encoding 50S ribosomal protein L21: MFAIIEESGHQLRVEEGQTLTIDLRSDAEVGQTITFDKVLLANGGGASVIGAPVIEGATVEAEVIDALVKGPKLEVQKFRRRKNSRSHTGHRQKYTGVRITAINVPNLEIKAPAPEETAEPVAAASEE, from the coding sequence ATGTTCGCGATTATCGAAGAGAGTGGCCACCAGTTACGGGTGGAAGAAGGACAAACATTGACCATCGACCTTCGCAGCGATGCCGAAGTTGGTCAGACAATCACCTTTGACAAGGTTCTCCTCGCGAACGGAGGAGGAGCGAGCGTTATCGGAGCACCAGTGATCGAGGGGGCAACTGTCGAAGCTGAAGTGATCGACGCTCTCGTCAAAGGTCCGAAGCTGGAAGTCCAAAAATTCCGCCGCCGTAAGAATTCACGAAGCCACACCGGGCATCGTCAGAAATACACCGGCGTTCGCATCACCGCGATCAACGTCCCGAACCTGGAAATCAAAGCTCCAGCTCCAGAAGAAACAGCCGAGCCAGTCGCCGCTGCTTCTGAAGAGTAA
- a CDS encoding mechanosensitive ion channel family protein, with amino-acid sequence MEWIIAQVNTEKGVTGVFSAVDQTLPWVKAVKEFAAEHAVSFGIRLLAALAILFIGRIVIGILMGFVSRGMQRASTDEMLVRFVQNVLKAVLLVVVVMASLQTLGVELTSLTAILAAAGFAVGMALQGSLSNFAAGIMLVVVKPFHAGDFIDVAGVSGTVQEVRLFSCSLKTFDGLSLTIPNGQITSGVIKNYSSEPNRLINLVIGCGYGDDLLAVKNLLLEIISSHEKVLTDPEPLVAVDELGASSVNLVVRPWVRNEDFGSVKRQLTEQIKLAFDEHGFTFPYPSQDVYLHNDATAEG; translated from the coding sequence ATGGAGTGGATTATTGCGCAAGTGAATACTGAGAAAGGCGTTACAGGGGTTTTTAGTGCTGTTGACCAAACTCTTCCGTGGGTGAAAGCAGTGAAAGAGTTCGCTGCCGAGCATGCAGTGAGCTTTGGAATTCGTCTTCTTGCTGCATTGGCGATTCTATTTATTGGTCGGATCGTCATCGGGATTTTGATGGGATTCGTCTCTCGGGGCATGCAACGGGCCAGCACGGATGAAATGCTGGTTCGGTTTGTTCAAAACGTGCTGAAAGCCGTGCTTTTGGTCGTTGTCGTGATGGCGTCGCTGCAAACTTTAGGAGTGGAACTGACTTCGCTCACTGCGATTCTTGCTGCTGCCGGGTTTGCAGTTGGAATGGCACTTCAAGGATCTCTTTCCAATTTCGCTGCAGGGATCATGTTGGTCGTTGTGAAGCCGTTTCATGCTGGAGATTTCATCGATGTCGCGGGAGTTTCGGGAACTGTTCAGGAGGTTCGGCTTTTCAGTTGCTCGTTGAAGACCTTTGATGGACTCAGCCTGACTATTCCCAACGGGCAAATTACATCAGGCGTCATCAAAAATTACAGCAGCGAGCCAAACCGCTTAATCAATCTCGTCATCGGTTGTGGATACGGTGATGATTTGCTGGCGGTGAAAAACTTGTTACTGGAAATCATTTCGTCGCATGAAAAAGTTCTTACAGACCCTGAACCATTAGTGGCTGTTGATGAGTTGGGGGCGAGTTCCGTTAACCTTGTGGTTCGGCCTTGGGTGAGAAATGAGGACTTCGGCTCGGTGAAACGGCAATTGACCGAGCAAATCAAGCTCGCATTCGATGAGCATGGGTTCACTTTCCCATATCCTTCCCAAGATGTTTATCTTCACAATGACGCGACTGCTGAGGGGTGA